The Lysinibacillus pakistanensis genome includes a window with the following:
- a CDS encoding M28 family peptidase encodes MEKRKLLIFAILLALLTSFISFSQFLSPSQEEVGETEKDFSSDRALNFLKEVAKEPHPIGSSANKKVRDYIVKHFQDLDIPVEIQSKPVKDIRDEEYAKEIGAENVENIIAKIQGTSSDDNAILLTAHYDSEIETPGASDDGYGVVTIMEAARALKQMSAPKNTIYFVLTDGEEPGLLGARALQDRADILDEVRVMLNFEARGNTGVPIMFETSSNDLRLAQFYKETVPYPVAYSFASEMYKKMPNDTDFTELKITKKLGYNFANMGGLEAYHAVIDRVENSDEETIRHFGDYALPLVKRFMMMDVKEFQALEDSKGNAIYFPIMKKVLVVYSEKLVIPLMVVLLILTVAIFFFSFNKQVTQIKGLIFSLIASIGSLVSIFIFYFLLIRLLTIVFNIELDEDGIVMFGTYNPLILTLLMLLAIVLTFFLAKWVSKKSGTVNFAISTQVLWMVLAVITSLTFKGISYAFTIPAIISLLLILPIIGKAKWAKGVYHYVVVAGWTVSSILLLGPIMYLIFIAKTITIAPIITVVTALITFSIVGIVNWLTANDGKA; translated from the coding sequence ATGGAAAAAAGAAAGTTACTTATTTTTGCGATATTACTTGCATTGTTAACGTCTTTTATAAGTTTTAGTCAATTTTTAAGTCCTTCTCAAGAAGAAGTAGGGGAAACAGAAAAGGATTTTTCATCGGACCGAGCTCTAAATTTTTTAAAAGAAGTAGCAAAGGAACCACATCCTATAGGCTCTTCTGCGAATAAAAAAGTAAGAGATTATATTGTAAAGCACTTTCAAGATTTAGATATTCCTGTTGAAATTCAATCGAAGCCAGTGAAGGATATTAGGGATGAGGAGTATGCTAAAGAAATAGGTGCAGAGAATGTTGAAAATATTATTGCAAAAATCCAAGGAACATCCAGTGATGATAATGCGATTTTATTAACAGCTCATTATGATTCTGAAATAGAAACTCCTGGAGCATCAGACGATGGTTATGGCGTTGTTACAATTATGGAGGCAGCAAGAGCTTTAAAACAAATGTCAGCACCTAAAAATACAATATATTTTGTTCTAACAGACGGTGAAGAGCCTGGTTTACTTGGAGCGAGAGCTTTACAAGATCGAGCGGATATTTTAGACGAAGTACGTGTTATGCTAAATTTCGAGGCAAGAGGTAATACAGGGGTACCGATTATGTTTGAAACGAGTTCAAATGATCTAAGGCTGGCGCAATTTTATAAGGAGACTGTTCCATACCCAGTAGCATACTCATTTGCTTCTGAAATGTATAAAAAGATGCCGAATGATACAGATTTTACGGAATTAAAAATAACAAAAAAATTAGGGTATAACTTTGCAAATATGGGTGGTTTAGAGGCATATCATGCAGTGATAGATCGTGTAGAGAATAGTGACGAGGAAACAATTCGTCATTTTGGGGACTATGCACTTCCTTTAGTGAAAAGGTTTATGATGATGGACGTAAAAGAGTTTCAGGCTTTAGAAGATAGTAAAGGTAATGCGATTTACTTCCCAATAATGAAAAAAGTATTAGTTGTGTACTCCGAAAAGCTTGTAATTCCGTTAATGGTTGTTTTACTTATCTTAACAGTCGCAATATTCTTCTTCAGCTTTAACAAGCAAGTGACACAGATTAAAGGATTAATTTTTAGTTTAATAGCGTCGATTGGTAGTCTTGTCTCTATTTTCATTTTCTATTTCCTTCTAATTCGTCTACTAACAATTGTTTTCAACATTGAATTAGATGAAGATGGTATCGTTATGTTTGGTACATATAATCCGTTGATTCTTACATTGCTGATGTTACTAGCTATTGTGCTCACGTTCTTTTTGGCGAAGTGGGTTTCAAAAAAATCTGGTACCGTGAATTTCGCGATAAGTACGCAAGTTTTATGGATGGTATTAGCTGTAATTACGAGTCTTACTTTCAAAGGTATTAGCTACGCATTTACAATTCCTGCAATCATTAGTTTACTGTTGATTTTACCAATCATAGGAAAAGCAAAATGGGCAAAGGGTGTGTATCATTATGTAGTAGTAGCAGGATGGACCGTATCAAGTATTCTATTGCTCGGGCCAATTATGTATCTTATTTTTATAGCAAAAACAATTACTATAGCACCTATAATAACAGTTGTTACTGCATTAATTACATTTTCTATAGTAGGAATTGTGAATTGGTTAACGGCAAATGATGGGAAAGCATAA
- a CDS encoding MerR family transcriptional regulator, with protein MYKIGEFSRINKISQRMLRYYDEKGLLIPKKDETNGYRYYTNEDISKGNKIKLLRKYHFSIDEIKNVLEMDSTTLTESYEQKIAELYEKTIEYYQLIEEMKTYIEPNNKIKRVNTYDVFWGVRKSFHAICIRKIVDEKGLELLIDQLLISINKTNPILVGKHLAIFYSMEGENYSQFDVEVCQPIIVEEEEKDTRIKFFEEENYIYTIHIGIYDSISYAYSALYDWAHLNGYCLDGPFIEKYYTDALITLDRDEYVTEVSIAIKKR; from the coding sequence TTGTATAAAATCGGGGAATTTTCACGGATTAATAAAATATCTCAAAGAATGCTTAGATATTATGATGAGAAAGGTTTATTAATTCCAAAAAAAGATGAAACGAATGGTTATCGATATTATACGAACGAGGATATTTCTAAAGGGAATAAAATAAAATTATTGCGAAAATATCATTTTTCCATTGATGAAATAAAAAATGTCTTGGAAATGGATTCCACAACCCTTACAGAAAGTTATGAACAAAAGATTGCTGAATTGTATGAAAAAACGATTGAATATTATCAGCTTATCGAGGAAATGAAAACTTATATAGAACCGAATAATAAGATAAAAAGGGTTAACACCTATGACGTCTTTTGGGGAGTCAGAAAATCATTTCATGCTATCTGTATAAGAAAAATTGTTGATGAAAAAGGCTTGGAGTTGTTAATTGATCAACTTCTTATATCCATAAATAAAACCAATCCAATTTTGGTTGGTAAACATTTGGCAATTTTCTATTCAATGGAGGGGGAGAATTATTCGCAGTTTGATGTAGAAGTATGCCAGCCAATAATAGTAGAAGAGGAAGAAAAGGATACTAGAATTAAATTTTTTGAGGAAGAAAATTATATCTATACAATACATATAGGTATTTATGACAGTATCAGTTATGCATATAGTGCCTTATATGATTGGGCACATTTAAATGGATATTGTTTAGATGGACCATTTATTGAAAAATATTATACAGATGCATTAATCACACTAGATAGAGATGAATATGTCACAGAAGTTAGTATTGCTATAAAAAAACGCTAA
- a CDS encoding GNAT family N-acetyltransferase, with translation MNEREFDKIFALMEESFPESERRTYTGQKELLADQHYRLLTETDNNNQIVAFLAAWEFPSFQFVEHIAVDPALRGSGVGGKMLAAYMKESKKPILLEVEYPDTELAQRRIGFYERLGFRLNSFEYVQPPLHKEQDDLPLKIMSYPQLLMNEEFILYREILYRNVYKIED, from the coding sequence ATGAATGAAAGAGAATTTGATAAAATTTTCGCTCTAATGGAGGAATCGTTTCCAGAAAGTGAGCGAAGAACTTATACGGGACAGAAGGAGCTGCTGGCCGATCAACATTACCGTCTACTTACGGAAACAGATAACAACAATCAAATTGTAGCTTTTTTAGCAGCATGGGAATTTCCTTCGTTTCAGTTTGTAGAACATATTGCTGTCGATCCAGCTTTGCGTGGGAGTGGAGTAGGAGGAAAAATGTTGGCCGCTTATATGAAAGAGTCAAAAAAGCCCATTCTCTTAGAGGTGGAGTATCCTGACACGGAATTGGCTCAGCGGAGAATAGGCTTTTATGAGCGATTAGGTTTTCGCCTTAATTCCTTCGAATATGTACAGCCTCCTCTTCACAAGGAACAGGATGATTTACCGCTAAAAATTATGAGCTATCCTCAACTTTTAATGAACGAGGAGTTTATTTTATATAGAGAAATCTTATATAGAAATGTATATAAGATAGAAGATTAA
- a CDS encoding TetR/AcrR family transcriptional regulator, with protein MIDGREKKGNKTKEALLNATISLIAENGIEALSASSVAKRANVSKASVFHHFGSMETIQQEAFILSNILMNEALEQIYNESKETDSFSDIMLKYFLFFIDEKNKEYLHLINVQLQFVVKSSYDKEFDDLIFNQDRDKTPFDLFEVLLNDFYGDQLTPSDIELINDLIVTYLNGFATFLISLEDREWIISLWKEQIKMTEIYIQSLIDKK; from the coding sequence ATGATAGATGGTAGGGAAAAAAAGGGAAATAAAACAAAAGAGGCATTACTAAATGCTACTATTTCTTTAATTGCCGAAAATGGTATAGAGGCGCTAAGTGCTAGCAGCGTTGCAAAGAGAGCCAATGTTAGCAAAGCAAGTGTATTTCATCACTTCGGTTCTATGGAAACGATTCAACAAGAGGCTTTTATTTTATCTAATATACTCATGAATGAAGCTTTAGAACAAATTTATAATGAATCTAAAGAAACAGATTCTTTTTCTGATATTATGCTAAAATATTTTCTTTTTTTTATTGATGAAAAAAATAAAGAATACTTACATCTAATTAATGTTCAATTACAATTTGTAGTGAAATCTTCATACGATAAAGAGTTTGATGATCTTATCTTCAATCAGGACAGAGATAAGACACCATTTGATTTATTTGAGGTTTTATTAAATGATTTTTATGGGGATCAATTAACCCCTTCTGACATTGAGCTAATAAATGATTTAATAGTTACTTATTTAAATGGATTTGCGACTTTTTTAATCTCTTTGGAGGACAGAGAATGGATTATTTCATTA